CAGGAACTCCGCCCATGGCGCGACCACGCCGCGGTCGATACTGCCGACGAGCGACTCTTCTCTCTGATGTCTGGGGCGTAGACGCCGACTCGCGCGCGGTACAACTGAGACGTGCAGATCGACGAGGAGAAGCGCGCGTCCGCGACCGAGTCTGGCGCATCCTCGACGACGCCGAACCCGTGACCCCGCCCGGCGCCGCCGGCCGCATCCCCTCGTTAACGGCGCCGACCAAGCGGCGCGCGGGCTAGTACTGCAACGACACTTCGTGATGGCCGCGTCGTCGGTAGTGGCTGGTACGTGCTCGGGCTTGGCTGGTGCGTCGCCATCGTGACCAGTGCATCGCATGCTGGATTGTGTGGCGGATCGGTGCGGTGACGCGGTTGAGCAGTTTGCGGATTTCGTTGGACGTGAGCGGTATCAGACCGGGTGCAGATCCCCTTTTTTCGCGGCGTCTCGGGTGATGACGAGGAATGCCGCCGCCGCCATGGAGAGGGTGATGTGCCGATACCATGCTTGGTATCGGCGGACCTGGTAGTGGTCGAGCCCTGTTTCGTTCTTCGCGGTTTGGAAACTTTCTTCGATTGCCCAGCGGCTTCCGGCGACGCGCACCAGTTCGTGGATGTCGGTGTCGGCGGGGCCGAAGCAAATGTAGTAGGCGGTCTCGGTGGGGTCGCTGACTGAGCGGCGGGCCAGCAGCCAGTGGTCGACTCCTGGTCGGCGCAGGGGGCGGATGTCGACGGCGGCCCAATCGTAGATCCGTTGCCCGTGGGCGCCATCGCCGCAGGACAGACGCTGCCAGGTGGCCGGGTCGACGTCCGCGATGACGGCGTGGACGCGTCGTTGCCGCAGATCCATGGAAATCACCATTTGGGACTTGGGTACTGCCAGCACATGCGCGATGTCGTGCTCTTCCAGCCAGAGCCGTAGCCGCCCGACCTGCCCATAGGCTTCATCGGCGGTGAACCATGCAAACGGGATTCTCGCGGCGAGCGCGCGTTCCACCATCAGTTGTGCCAGTTCGGGCTTGGTCGCGAATCCGACGTCGTCCGGAATACCGGCTGCAGCGCACCTTCCCCGATCCGCGATCCACTCTTTCGGCAGATACAACTCGCGATCGATCAAAGCCCGCCCCCGATCCGAGGCGTACGCCAAGAACACGCCGATCTGCGAATTCTCGATCCGCCCGGCCGTGCCCGAATACTGGCGCGCCACGCCGGCGGATTTCGTGCCCTTCTTCACGAATCCGGTCTCGTCGGCGATCAACACGCCGCGTTCCGCGTCCCCGAGCACGTCGACCACCGCAGTGCGCACATCATCACGCATGCCCTCGGCGTCCCAGGCATAGAAGTTCAGCAGCCGCTGCATGCCCTGCGGACCCGTCTCGCCCGCCATCTCTGCCAGGGTCCAGCCGTTCTTACGCTCGGCTTCCGCCAGCAGTCCCCGCAGGTAGAAAACCATTTGCCGCCGCGGCTCCACCCGCGAAAACCGCTCCGCGAACCGCCCCGCGAACGCAGCGAAACGCGCCGACCAGTCCGTCACCATCTCCAGCACACAAGATCAACTACACGACCGTCGAACCAGAGCCTAACCGACACGCCGGTCGCTTCATAACGAAGTGTCGTTGCAGTACTAGCGGCGGTACCGCGGTTCCTGTAACCGCGGCCATTGCCTGCCCCCACGCGGGGCAGTGCCAGGACGTACCGCCGGATCAGTGTCCTGCCGGCAGTCACTCATATTCCTGTGACGCCGGGTCATCCTGCCTGATCAGGGAAATCATGTCTCAGTCGCAGCGTTTCGATTCACAGCACCCGCATGCAGCCGACCCCAGCACTACGCAGCACCCGCGTGCCGCCACCCTGCTCCTGATGGTCGGGCTCCCCGGGGCTGGGAAAACCACCCGCGCCAAAGAGCTCGTCGCAACCCACCAGGCACTGCGGCTGACCCCAGATCACTGGATGATCCCGCTGTTCGGCGATTCGATGGCCGACGGAAAGTGCTGGGTGCTCGAAGGGCGGCTCATCTCGGTCGCCCTACAGGCGCTGCGGCTGGGCACCAGCGTCGTGCTCGACTTCGGGCTCTGGAGCCGCGACGAACGGTCGGCACTGCGCTGGCTGGCCCAGACGATCGGGGCATCATGCCAGGTGGTCTACCTGCCCGTGGACAAGGACGTCCAGCTCGCCCGCATCGCGCACCGCCAGGAAACAACCCCGCATCAGACGTTCCCGATGCGCGAGGCCGACCTGGATGTGTGGCGGGAGCAGTTCCAGGTGCCTGACGCCGCCGAACTCGACGGCGGCGAGATTCCCGCCCCACCGGCGGGCTGGCCGAGCTGGCTGGAGTGGGCGGTAGGCACATGGCCCTCGTGCATCGACAGCTAACCCGGCCGGCCCGCCAATCAGGCGCCGCCAGGAGCCGGTCAGGAGGCCGGTGTCGATCTCGGCCGGGCTGACCTCGGTCGCATTCGCGCGGTGGTGTCCGTCGCGGTGTTATTCAGCTTCGGCGTGCGATGTATCGGTTCCAGGTGCCGCCGGCGTTGCGGCCTTGACGGTTCGTCGTGGTGTGGTGAAAGCCGAGAGCGGCCGTCATGACTGGCGCGGGGATCTCCAGCACGAGGTCGCGCGCGGCGCCGACGCGGGCGAGGCGTAGCGGGAACCGGCCAGCGGGCTGCGCGACCCTGCGACCCTGGAGGACGACAACGACTAACCGGCGCGGATTCCCTGGGGTTGAGCCCTCCAGAAAATCCCGAGCCGGGGTTGTCCCTGTCAAGACTGAACGTCGCGACCAGGCACGTCGCCAGCATCGCCTAGCCGGCCTCCGCGAGGTGGCGTTGGAACCACGTGGTCAGGCCAGCGTCCACCTCGCGAGCCAGCGGCAGCTGTGGCGCGGGCTCGATGCCGGGCTCGTCGGCGAGCGCGTGGGCCAACTCGGGGATCGACAGCAGTTCGGACCGTTCGCCCAACGCGTCGACGAGATCCAACGCGTCCGCACGTAGCGCCGAGTGATCCTGCTCGCCGCTGACGACCAGAAGCGGCGCGCGACCAATGACGCCCGCCTTGGCGACGAAGTCCAGGCTGTCGGCGGCCTTCTGGGACTCGGGATCATACGGGTAGTCGCCGGTGAACAGATCCACGACGGACCGGACCCGGATGGCGGCGTTCACCACGGCGCCAGCGAAGACCGGAACCTGGGTGTCGGCGAGGATCCGCAGCGCGACGGCGCCGCCCAACGAACCGCCGAGCACGCCGATCGGGCCATCATCGACCGGCAACTGCGCACGGATCGACGCCAACGCGGCGGGGAATTCCTCGGTCGCCTGCCGCACGAACGGGAACAGAGCGGCCATCAAGACGTCCTTGCGGAGAAGCTCCACACCGGCGTCCATGCTGCCGTCGACCATGCGCGACCCGCACATCGGCATGCCGAGGTGCACCCGCCACGCGGGCAGGTCGTTCATCGGCAATGCGGCGGCGAACGCGGCGTCGGACCTCGGCGCGTCGAGCATGTGCCAAGTGACGATCAGCGGCGCGGGGCCGTTGCCGGCCGGCGGCAGGGCGGTGAACGGCACGCCGGCGGCTGCGCCTGTGATCGGTGAGTGCATGTCGCCACGGTAGATCCGCGTCAGCGTGCTGCGAATCGGTTACGCCACCAGCGGAATTAGCGCAGCGGGCATTCCCGTTGCGCTTGCCCTCAACCAACCTCACCAACGAAGGTCCAGTACTCGATCAGCTCGTCCTGCTCAAAGGCCTGCTGGACGCGGGGAGGTTATCGCTACCTGGAGAAGCGGCCCCGACCAGCCCACGCATCCGGATGAGCGCTCTGGCGCCGTCCTTAAGTAGACCAATATGAACGAGCCGAGGTATTCCGTTAGCTGATCGGCTACCGAACACCTGATCTTGCGACCCCGAGTCCTGGTCGGACTGTTCCGTAAGAGTGTTCCAGGCTCTGTTCGCCCGCTGCTCCACCGACGAGCAGGACGTGATCGTGCAGACCGAGCAACTGCAAGCGCTGGGGGTCGAATCGGACCGGATCCTCAGCCAGGGACACCTCGCCGCTACTGCGGTCGGGCA
The sequence above is a segment of the Amycolatopsis sp. 2-15 genome. Coding sequences within it:
- a CDS encoding IS701 family transposase yields the protein MVTDWSARFAAFAGRFAERFSRVEPRRQMVFYLRGLLAEAERKNGWTLAEMAGETGPQGMQRLLNFYAWDAEGMRDDVRTAVVDVLGDAERGVLIADETGFVKKGTKSAGVARQYSGTAGRIENSQIGVFLAYASDRGRALIDRELYLPKEWIADRGRCAAAGIPDDVGFATKPELAQLMVERALAARIPFAWFTADEAYGQVGRLRLWLEEHDIAHVLAVPKSQMVISMDLRQRRVHAVIADVDPATWQRLSCGDGAHGQRIYDWAAVDIRPLRRPGVDHWLLARRSVSDPTETAYYICFGPADTDIHELVRVAGSRWAIEESFQTAKNETGLDHYQVRRYQAWYRHITLSMAAAAFLVITRDAAKKGDLHPV
- a CDS encoding alpha/beta hydrolase family protein, producing MHSPITGAAAGVPFTALPPAGNGPAPLIVTWHMLDAPRSDAAFAAALPMNDLPAWRVHLGMPMCGSRMVDGSMDAGVELLRKDVLMAALFPFVRQATEEFPAALASIRAQLPVDDGPIGVLGGSLGGAVALRILADTQVPVFAGAVVNAAIRVRSVVDLFTGDYPYDPESQKAADSLDFVAKAGVIGRAPLLVVSGEQDHSALRADALDLVDALGERSELLSIPELAHALADEPGIEPAPQLPLAREVDAGLTTWFQRHLAEAG
- a CDS encoding AAA family ATPase; protein product: MVGLPGAGKTTRAKELVATHQALRLTPDHWMIPLFGDSMADGKCWVLEGRLISVALQALRLGTSVVLDFGLWSRDERSALRWLAQTIGASCQVVYLPVDKDVQLARIAHRQETTPHQTFPMREADLDVWREQFQVPDAAELDGGEIPAPPAGWPSWLEWAVGTWPSCIDS